TGGTACTCGTTGGCGCGAAAGATAGTTTGCGATTCCTGCATAACACGATTCACGTCCGCTTCGATGGTTGCCCCCTTCATTGCATAGCTTCCCAATTTATCTACGTTTTCTTCATCCTGAAAAATCTTTATCGACATATTGGCGTCGGCATTGATGGTTTCCAACTGATTTATCTGCTCAGAGGTTAACTTGGTTGACTGGTACGCCGCCCTGTTTGTGTCCGGCAAAAACATGGAATCATAAAGAGGATTATTTCGAGGCTTGTCTTTCGTAAGCATGATTTTTGCCACCGGTTTGGTTTTCATGCTCTCCGGCAGTTTTTGTTCATTATAGCCGCCCTCTGGAAATAACTCCACCGCAATTTGATAACCTAATTCATCTCCAGCGATATTGACATACTCCAAAAAGGCGCCTTGGGTAATCATCATTTGCCGTGCAAAAGGATCTACCTCGTTTGTTAAGCGGTCGCTGTCGGCGTATAAGTAAAATACCATGGGATCCTCCTTGTCGAGCCGGATTTTCCATGGCTGCATGTTGTGGCCATTTGCAGACAAGATACCGTGCGCTATAAGACGTATTCTTGGATCATCAAATTTTTGTGAGTAGGTCTTTTGCCAAGGTTCCCAATACTTTGGCGACTCAAAAATCCCACTTATGATCAATAGAGATGCAAAAGCTATGACTAATAACGCGCCAATACATGAAAGAATAACGGCCATTGTTTTCTTCACCGTCCTCTTGCTCATCTATGATTTCCTCCATTTTCAGCTTGTATTGACCTGACGATAAGTTGAAAAGCTGCTGATATCAATTCCTCCGGTGTCGTCCTGTGATAGTTCTTAATATAGTTCTCCTTTTTCTTTGCGGTATTAAACACGCCAATCATGCAAGCCCACAAAACAAGAGCTGTTTTTACAACATCCAAATCACTGCGGATGGAACCTTCTGCAATGCCCTTTTCCAGCGTTCCGGTCAAATGCCCCAGTATTTCCTCTCCAAGAGCATAGCACTCTTCTCTTGATTGATCCGGAATCCCTTTTTGAAAATCGAGTTCACCATTTTCATACTCCATAATTGCCTTAAAATATTCTGGATAATCCTTGCTGAACCGATAGAGGGTCAAAGAAATCTGTCTTATTTCCTCAATCGCATTACAGGCCTTTTCTCTTTGTAAATCATCCTTCAGCATACCGATTAACAGCTTATATCCCCTTGTCATAATTTTAAAATAGATCTGCTCTTTACTATTGAAATAGACATACACTGTTCTCTTGCTGAACTCAGCCTCTTTCGCCACATCGTCCATCGTGGCATGATCATATCCCTTTGTAAAAAAGATTCTTTCCGCTGCTTCAATAATATCGTTTCTGCGGATTTCCTTTTCTTTTTCCTTACGCTCATTGATTCCCAACAGTTGCTACCTCGCAAGTTCACTTTAGTGTTTTAAAGTAAACTATTAGTTTACTTTAATGTATGACATATTCTGTTTTATGTCAATACATCTTTTATCCAGGATTTTTTACAAAATTAACGGGAGCTTAATGGTATCCTACAGAGATATCAACCGGCATGAAAAAATCTTTATTGAGGTAAAGAATGGGAGAACGGAACAACACAATCGTAGTAAGCGGCGGATAACAATTATATGCTTTTTCTGGCTGTGTGAACAGCCTCTTTTACTTTTCAGTTCCTTCAGGTTTTGGACCGACTAAAAGGACTGTATCACTCGGCTTGAAATAATCGCTGGAAATCAAGGTTCTGGTTTTAATCTCCCCGTCCACAACTACCTCCCGGTAAACTTTTACCGTGTACCCGGTTTTTCCCTGGTTCATCACCCTGGTTTCACCTGCCGGCAGACTGGGGTCATTTTGCAGCACAACCTTAGGTTGTATGACCGATTTATCAGTAGTAATGCGGACTTCCCTTTGTTCGGTAATCTTCGTCCCAAATATGCGAATTGTCAGTGTTCCGCTTTCAATATTGCTGGAGATATAAACCGGGGCGCCGGTGTTGTTCAGGAATTTCAGGTCCAGATAATCTCCGGCAATGGTGGCGTCGCGACCAAGTGACACGTAGTTAACCGGGAGGGGATGGGAGTATCTTTCCACAATGCCCAGGTTGGCGAGAAGAGCAGCATTGTACAGGGTGGTAGCCACCTGGCAGATACCGCCTCCGAAATCAAGGGCAAGTTGTGACTGAATAAATATAGGCGCCTTTAAATAGCCGTTTTCCGCTCCGCGGGGTCCGAGGCGCTGGTTGAGTGAAAAGATCTCCCCCGGCTTGACCAGGGAGCCGTTGATGGTAGCGCTTGCCAGCGCGATATTGTGGGACCTGTTCCCGTCATTTTCGTCAAAGATGGTGACGTACTCGGCCAGCAGCGCGTCAAGTGTACTTAAATCAGCGGTTTTTACGTCCGGTTCCAGTAATTGACCGGTCGCTTGCACCTGTAACTTACCCTCGGACAACGCCAGCCGTACCTGTTCAAAAGTCCCGTCAAAGTCAAGTATGTAGCCGCCTTTTTCGTCGGTTATTTCTATTTTATTATTTGACAAACTGAGGTTGGCGTTTTTGGGCGGGCTGTCCCAATTCGTTTTGAGGGTTTGAATTATTGTCGCTAATTTGTCCTCAGAAAAGACGATCTTTGCGGGAACGTCGGCAGGCTCCGCCCTGCGCTTTAACAAGGACGTCAACTGAATAACATATTTATCGTTTATCCCGTACTTGAAAGCTGTTACAGCCATAGAGCGGTAATCATACTTTGCGTCAATATCGGACAATTTCAAAGAGAAACTTTTACCGCCGTCTTGGAGCTCAAAGGTGCTTTCGGCCGGGAGAGGCAAGCTGCGCTCAAGCTTTTCAGCAGCTTCAACCGTACTTAGGCCGCCAACCTGAATGCCTGCCACACTTACACCTTGCTGTATTATCCCATTGTATTTGTTATCCAGGACAACAGCAGTTCCCAGAATACCTGCAACAGATTGGAGCAACAGCAGGGAAGCAAGAAACAAGGTATTTTTTAGGAGCGATATTGTTTTCATCAAGTTTTATTCACGTACGTTCAGAGTAAGTTGGACATATTTGTTGGCAGCTAAGGCTTTCTCGATCATTTCAACGGTGATGCTCTGGCCTTCTTCTGCTATAATATCGCCATCATCGGCAAGGATGCGCATG
This region of Pelotomaculum schinkii genomic DNA includes:
- a CDS encoding Acg family FMN-binding oxidoreductase gives rise to the protein MSKRTVKKTMAVILSCIGALLVIAFASLLIISGIFESPKYWEPWQKTYSQKFDDPRIRLIAHGILSANGHNMQPWKIRLDKEDPMVFYLYADSDRLTNEVDPFARQMMITQGAFLEYVNIAGDELGYQIAVELFPEGGYNEQKLPESMKTKPVAKIMLTKDKPRNNPLYDSMFLPDTNRAAYQSTKLTSEQINQLETINADANMSIKIFQDEENVDKLGSYAMKGATIEADVNRVMQESQTIFRANEYQKNKYRYGFSVEGQGTSGIMRHLIQGLVTLFPSMNSGKAASDLFIRSTRTSVDNTPAYAMIITGDNTRSSQVKSGMLYSRLILTAHRLGFVMQPLSQVLEEYPEMKEPYSSIHRDYAAGGGAIQMLVRLGKPTKEVPQSMRRNVMDLIAGE
- a CDS encoding TetR/AcrR family transcriptional regulator, which codes for MGINERKEKEKEIRRNDIIEAAERIFFTKGYDHATMDDVAKEAEFSKRTVYVYFNSKEQIYFKIMTRGYKLLIGMLKDDLQREKACNAIEEIRQISLTLYRFSKDYPEYFKAIMEYENGELDFQKGIPDQSREECYALGEEILGHLTGTLEKGIAEGSIRSDLDVVKTALVLWACMIGVFNTAKKKENYIKNYHRTTPEELISAAFQLIVRSIQAENGGNHR
- a CDS encoding VanW family protein; the protein is MKTISLLKNTLFLASLLLLQSVAGILGTAVVLDNKYNGIIQQGVSVAGIQVGGLSTVEAAEKLERSLPLPAESTFELQDGGKSFSLKLSDIDAKYDYRSMAVTAFKYGINDKYVIQLTSLLKRRAEPADVPAKIVFSEDKLATIIQTLKTNWDSPPKNANLSLSNNKIEITDEKGGYILDFDGTFEQVRLALSEGKLQVQATGQLLEPDVKTADLSTLDALLAEYVTIFDENDGNRSHNIALASATINGSLVKPGEIFSLNQRLGPRGAENGYLKAPIFIQSQLALDFGGGICQVATTLYNAALLANLGIVERYSHPLPVNYVSLGRDATIAGDYLDLKFLNNTGAPVYISSNIESGTLTIRIFGTKITEQREVRITTDKSVIQPKVVLQNDPSLPAGETRVMNQGKTGYTVKVYREVVVDGEIKTRTLISSDYFKPSDTVLLVGPKPEGTEK